AGTTTTTGATGCGCAAGGAACGATTAGAGGCTTATACAGATGCGGTATTAGCAATTTTAATTACAATGATGGTTTTAGGAATTAAGGCACCGGTTCATGATTTTCAATGGTCAGCAGTTTTAAAAATTTTGCCTACATTAGGAATTTATAGTTTTAGCTTTTTTGTATTAGGAACTTATTGGGTCAATCATTTTAATCTTTTTCGTTGTGTTAAAAAAATCAATTCTCATATTTTATGGTATAACAATTTAAGTTTATTTAGCTTTTCTTTTATTCCTTTTTCTACTTCTTGGCTAATTGAAGGATTATATTATCGAGCTCCTGAAACTTTGTATGGGTTAGTACTATTGATTAGTAATATTGCTTACTTATTACTCATTTTATGTCTAAGAAAATCCAATGCAGATGCCAAAGAATTGGAAAATCAAAAAATCATTTGTACCCAATCCATTATTTTAAACATTATTGCGCTAATCATGGGACAATTAATCCCTATTGCAACTTTAGTGATTAACTTCATTAATATCTTGCTCCTTTGGGTTTATCGAGCAATGATTAATCGTCAAAAAATCTTCAAAAATAATAAAAAGAAGTAGATTTTTATTCATCTACTTCTTTTTCTTTTCTAGCAAAACATAAACTTGGTTTCGCATTCAATTGACCATCCGCCCATTCTCCTTTTTGTAAGGCAGTATAGGCATAAGCACCAATCATTGCAGCATTATCTCCACATAAACGTAAAGGTGGAATGACAATTTCTACTTCTGGAAATTCTTTTGTAAAGCGGGTCGCTAATGCTTCACGTAATCCTTGGTTAGCTGCCACTCCTCCTGCTACTACCAATTGTTTTACCGGATATTCTTTACAAGCACGAATCGTTTTTTCTACTAATACATCGACAACCGCAGCTTGGAAACTTGCTGCTAAATCTGCTTTATTCAATTCTTCTCCACGTTGTTCTGCATTATGAACCGTATTAATAAACGCACTCTTAAGACCACTAAAACTAAAGTCTAAATGATCCTCTTTTAACATCGCGCGTGGGAAGTCAAACGTATCTTTTCCTTCATGAGCTAATTCATCAATCCATTTTCCACTTGGATAAGGCAATCCTAATACTCGTCCTACTTTATCATAAGCTTCTCCAGCGGCATCATCTCTTGTTTCTCCAATAATTTCAAAAGAACCATCTTCTTTCATATAAACAAGTTCTGTATGTCCACCACTAACTACTAGAGCCATTAATGGAAATTCTAAAGGTTCTACAAATTGAGCAGCATAAATATGTCCTGCCATATGATTTACCTTTAATAATGGTAATTGATGTGCAAAAGAGAACGCTTTAGCTGCACTTAATCCGATTAATAAAGCTCCTACCAATCCTGGGCCATAAGTCACTGCTACAGCCGTTAAGTCTTTGGGTGCTACTTTTGCCTCTTCTAAAGCAGCCTCGATACAATAGGTAATTTGTTCCACATGATGACGACTAGCAATTTCTGGAACAACTCCACCAAAGCGTTGGTGAGATTTAATCTGTGTTGCAATAATGTTAGATAAAATTTCATTTCCATTCTTTACCACAGCAACACTGGTTTCATCACAGCTACTTTCTACTGCTAAAATGAGTACATCTTCTTTTTCTTCCATCTAATTTCTTTCCCTTTCCATCAAAATCGCATCTTCTTTTGGATTTTGATAATAATTTTTCCTAGTTCCAATCTTTTGGAATCCCTGCTTTTGATACACTGCTTGTGCTTTTTTGTTACTCAAACGAACTTCTAAAAAACAGCGTTGCATTTCTTCTTTTTGCCACATTGCTTCAATTAAAAGAGAGCCTAAGTTTTTTCCTTGTGCTTTTGGATCTACAGCTAAGTTTAAAATTTCTCCTTCTTGAGCAAGCACTTGATAATGAATATAGCCCACACATTCTTTATCATAAACCCCTAAAAAATGTGTATATTCATTCGAAAAATCAGACTCATATTGAGCGGTTGTCCAAGGATCTTCTTCATAAGCACGAGCCGCAATCTTTTGAATCAAAGGAATGTCTTTTTTTTGTAATTCTTGTAACTTCACAATTTTTTCTCCATATAAATCGCATTTTCACCATTATCTTCATAATAATGATATAAATAACGACGAGAACGAAAACCTAAAGAGCGATATAACTTTTGGGCAAGCATATTACTTGTCCGAACTTGCAGACTTAATTTCTTACAATGGTAAAACTTTGCTTTTCGCTCTACGCGTTGAATTAACAAATGTGCTAATCCTCTTCTTTGGTATTCAGGATGAATCGCTAAATTTGTAATATGACCTCGTGCCTCATAAAAACGTGCACCGATAAATCCGACAACTTCTCCATCCCATTCCACTACTAAATAAAGGTGAGGAATATCACTTCTTAATTCTCGTTCAAACGTCGCTTTTGTCCATTGTAACCGATATTGATAAATCGCTCTTTCAATCGCCATCAAACGAGGAATGTCTGTTTCTTCTGCTGAACGAATTAAAATTGGATTTTCTTTTTTATGTAATACTCGAGGAAAAGATTTATTTCGTGCGTTCCACATAGTTTGTTTCTTCAATTTGAGTTCCATGTTCTTTTAACCAATTTTCTTCTGCTTCTACACGTTTTAAATAGTTAGGAACAACCGTATGAATGGCTTCTCCACTCACCTCTTCATAAGGACAAAATACCATTCCATATGGATTTGGAGCAGAATCAATCCACCCTTCTTGAATTTTTGCTTCTGGGATTTGTGCTAAAATCTCTTCTTTAAAATCTTTTGCATCTCCTGTGAAAATCACTTCTTCAAAGGCACTCGCACGATCAATCATTTCTTCTAAAGAAAAATATCCATCTTCATGTAAAGAAACGACTTTTTCTCCATCCCATTCATAAATTCCAGCATATACGTGTTGGCGACGAGCGTTAATCATCGGTACTACAATTCCTTTAGGCGCAGAAGCTGCCATAATCGCCAAAGAAGAAACCAAGCATAATGGACATTGTAAAGCATAAGCCATTGTTTTTGCGGTAGTCACACCAATTCGAACACCAGTATAAGAACCAGGTCCATAAGAGACGTAAATACGGTCAAGATCTTTGGGTTCCCATTGTAATTCTTTCATTCCATCTTCAATCGCTGGCATTAGAGCAATGCTATGATTTTTTTGTTGGAATCGTTGGACAATCCATTGTGGTTTTCCTTCTTCTAAAAAGGCCACCCCCAGAGTTTGATTGGCCGTATCTAAACATAATTCTTTCATTCTATTCTCCTCTTTCTAAACGATTATCCAAGTGTTGC
The DNA window shown above is from Catellicoccus marimammalium M35/04/3 and carries:
- a CDS encoding TMEM175 family protein, with the protein product MRKERLEAYTDAVLAILITMMVLGIKAPVHDFQWSAVLKILPTLGIYSFSFFVLGTYWVNHFNLFRCVKKINSHILWYNNLSLFSFSFIPFSTSWLIEGLYYRAPETLYGLVLLISNIAYLLLILCLRKSNADAKELENQKIICTQSIILNIIALIMGQLIPIATLVINFINILLLWVYRAMINRQKIFKNNKKK
- the tsaD gene encoding tRNA (adenosine(37)-N6)-threonylcarbamoyltransferase complex transferase subunit TsaD: MEEKEDVLILAVESSCDETSVAVVKNGNEILSNIIATQIKSHQRFGGVVPEIASRHHVEQITYCIEAALEEAKVAPKDLTAVAVTYGPGLVGALLIGLSAAKAFSFAHQLPLLKVNHMAGHIYAAQFVEPLEFPLMALVVSGGHTELVYMKEDGSFEIIGETRDDAAGEAYDKVGRVLGLPYPSGKWIDELAHEGKDTFDFPRAMLKEDHLDFSFSGLKSAFINTVHNAEQRGEELNKADLAASFQAAVVDVLVEKTIRACKEYPVKQLVVAGGVAANQGLREALATRFTKEFPEVEIVIPPLRLCGDNAAMIGAYAYTALQKGEWADGQLNAKPSLCFARKEKEVDE
- the rimI gene encoding ribosomal protein S18-alanine N-acetyltransferase, with product MKLQELQKKDIPLIQKIAARAYEEDPWTTAQYESDFSNEYTHFLGVYDKECVGYIHYQVLAQEGEILNLAVDPKAQGKNLGSLLIEAMWQKEEMQRCFLEVRLSNKKAQAVYQKQGFQKIGTRKNYYQNPKEDAILMERERN
- the rimI gene encoding ribosomal protein S18-alanine N-acetyltransferase translates to MWNARNKSFPRVLHKKENPILIRSAEETDIPRLMAIERAIYQYRLQWTKATFERELRSDIPHLYLVVEWDGEVVGFIGARFYEARGHITNLAIHPEYQRRGLAHLLIQRVERKAKFYHCKKLSLQVRTSNMLAQKLYRSLGFRSRRYLYHYYEDNGENAIYMEKKL
- the tsaB gene encoding tRNA (adenosine(37)-N6)-threonylcarbamoyltransferase complex dimerization subunit type 1 TsaB, translated to MKELCLDTANQTLGVAFLEEGKPQWIVQRFQQKNHSIALMPAIEDGMKELQWEPKDLDRIYVSYGPGSYTGVRIGVTTAKTMAYALQCPLCLVSSLAIMAASAPKGIVVPMINARRQHVYAGIYEWDGEKVVSLHEDGYFSLEEMIDRASAFEEVIFTGDAKDFKEEILAQIPEAKIQEGWIDSAPNPYGMVFCPYEEVSGEAIHTVVPNYLKRVEAEENWLKEHGTQIEETNYVERTK